In Tautonia rosea, the genomic window GGTCTCCCCCGGCATCGGTGGGCACGGCGTCGTCGCCTTGATCCGCAACGGCGACGGTCCGACCGTCCTCGTCCGGACCGACCTCGACGCCCTTCCCGTTGTCGAGGACACGGGCTTACCCTTTGCCAGCACCGTCACCACCACCGACGAATCTGGCGAGACCGTCGGTGTCATGCATGCCTGCGGACACGACGTGCACATGACCTGCTTCGTCGGCACGGCCCGGTGGCTCTCGGAGCATCGAGACGCCTGGTCCGGCACCGTCCTGCTCGTCGCCCAGCCGGCCGAAGAACGCGTGAGCGGTGCCCGAGCCATGCTCAACGACGGCCTCTACGAACGCTTCCCCCGCCCTGATTTCGCCCTCGCGCTGCACGTCGCCTCCGACGCTCCCGTCGGCCACGTCGCCTATTGCGCTGGCCCGGCTCTGGCAAGCGTCTCCAGCGTCGACATTACGGTGAAGGGGAAAGGGGGCCACGGAGCCTACCCCCACCGAACGGTCGATCCGATCGTCCTGGCCGCCTCGCTCGTCATGGAGTTGCAAACGATCGTCAGCCGAGAGGTCGCCCCGACCGATCCGGCCGTCGTCACCGTCGGCTCGATTCAGGGCGGCTCGAAGCACAATATCATCCCCCCCGAGGTCACGCTTCAGCTCACCCTCCGCTCCTACAAGACCGAGGTCATGGATCAGCTCCTCGATG contains:
- a CDS encoding M20 metallopeptidase family protein gives rise to the protein MIAPLVVLLASLPVPISPLSGADPTWIETNLDGLIDLYQHLHQHPELSNFEEQTAARIARELHEVGVDEVSPGIGGHGVVALIRNGDGPTVLVRTDLDALPVVEDTGLPFASTVTTTDESGETVGVMHACGHDVHMTCFVGTARWLSEHRDAWSGTVLLVAQPAEERVSGARAMLNDGLYERFPRPDFALALHVASDAPVGHVAYCAGPALASVSSVDITVKGKGGHGAYPHRTVDPIVLAASLVMELQTIVSREVAPTDPAVVTVGSIQGGSKHNIIPPEVTLQLTLRSYKTEVMDQLLDGIQRRAQGLAHAHNAPDPIITIGDNTPPTVNDPDLVARIVPALETALGPDRVIPTTPVMGAEDFGLYSLDGAIPGFMFWLGTVPADRFADAQNGGEPLPSLHSPLFAPDARPAVATGIRAMTAAVAELLPASGVKDR